The Desulfonatronovibrio magnus genomic interval CTCTGCGGCCAGGGAAAGAAACTCCTCAATCCTGCTTTCCGGAACAGCCAGTGTCATCCGCTCCTGAGCTTCGGACAAAAGAATTTCCCAGGGCTTTAAACCGTCATATTTTAAAGGAGCAAGACTGAGATCTAAGTCACAACCACCTGAATCCTCAGCCATCTCGCCTACTGAAGACGAGAGCCCTCCTGCGCCGTTGTCGGTTATAGCATTATACAGTCCCATATCTCTGGCCCGCATTATAAAGTCATACATTTTGCGCTGGGTGATGGGATCACCAATCTGGACAGCAGTAGCTGGAGAACCTTCATGAAGTTCTTCAGAAGAAAATGTAGCACCGTGGATTCCATCCTTACCTATGCGCCCCCCGGTCATGACTATCAGGTCTCCAGGCAGAGCCTTTTTTTCATATCCGGGCCGGCCATGAATAAAGGCTGGCATCGTGCCCACTGTGCCGCAAAAGACTAAGGGTTTACCAAGATATCGTTCCTCAAAAACCACAGCGCCGTTGACTGTAGGAATACCTGATTTGTTGCCTCCGTGCTCAACTCCTTCTCGCACTCCCTCCATGACCCTGCGCGGATGCAGCAGCCTGGGAGGAAGTTTCTGGTCATAAAATGGAGAAGCAAAACAAAATACATCTGTGTTGCATAAAAGATTCGCACCCATGCCTGTACCCATGGGATCGCGGTTTACCCCGACAATTCCAGTGAGGGCTCCTCCATAAGGATCAAGAGCGGATGGGCTGTTATGAGTCTCAACCTTGATGCATACATCCATTTCTTCATCAAAAGCGATAACTCCGGCATTATCTTTGAAGACAGACTGACAAAAATCTTTGTCCCCCTTTTGCCTGCGAATATCTTTGGTACTGCCCGCAATGAAAGTATTAAACAGACTGTCTACCCGTTCTGTTCTGCCGGTATCTTTGTTGTGATAATTGATCAAAGCATTGAAAATCTTGTGTTTGCAGTGCTCGGACCAGGTCTGGGCGAGGCATTCCAGCTCAACATCAGTGGGTTGCCCTGGAAGCTTCAGGGATTTCCTGTTCTCGGATATCTGTGGCCTGTCGTAATATTCTCTTATGGTATGCATCTCTTCTAAACTTAAGGCCAGAACCATCTCGCGGCTAAGACGCATAAGTTCTTCATCATTTAAGCTTTTCAAGTCAATGGTTTCTACCTTGTCACCGGCTTTGCCGGTCACTTTGGGCTCAACCAGATCAAATCCAGGTTCCTGCTGCCATTGCTGAAGATTTTTAATATCAAAGCGCTGAATAAGCTCATTGGCGAGAAGATCTGCAGCAATATGTTCTATTGTTTCCCGCGTTAATTCGCCTTTTATCAGGTACTGCCTGCTGGTGTAGACCTGAATTCTCTCATCTTTTTCTCCAAGGACCATGCGCAGGGTCTGGGCTGCAGTGCGTCCCTGATTGTCAGTAACTCCCGGGCGATATCCCACTTCTATGATCCAGTCGAAGTCCCGGGCCAGTGGTGTAAAAGAAGGCTGATGCAGAACCGGATCATGCAGTATCTGTTTTTCCAGTACCTCCTGCTGCTGCATACCGGTTATGCCGGATATGGTAAAACAGTCAATCACCCTGACCGAATCTACAGCAATTTTCAGTTCATCAGCGATCTTTCCCGCAATCTTCCTGCCCTGAACATCTACAACTCTTTCAAGAAGACCAAGTTCTAATTTAACCAGCATGATTTATGAAACTCCTAAACTTTTTGAAAAAGGACTAAACTGTTGCATTAACGTGGAACACCTGACAGTAAAAGATATCAGGAGAAAAACATGGCTTATGCCCATATATATGAATTTCCAGGATTTTTCTTAGCTGCAAACAAAGCCTTATCAGCCCTGCCAAGCAATTCTTCCTTGCTCTCTCCATCCTGCATAATAGCCAGGCCAATGCTCAAACTGACATTGTAGTCGAAATCTGATTCAAAGGACTTGATAAATCTTTTGACCAGTTCCTCAAGCCGTTTTGCGTCGGTTTCCGTAATCAGCAGCACAAATTCATCACCGCCAAATCTGAAAGGATAGTCCATGCCTCTTCTGGAATTGTTAATGAGCAGCCTTCCAAAACTTCTCAATGCTTCATCGCCAGCCTGGTGACCATAACGATCGTTGAACTCCTTGAACATATCCAGATCAAAAAAAACGAGCCCCAGTCCCAGGTTCTTACGTACAGCGCGCTGGGTTTCCCTCTCTAAAAATATGGCAAACTGATGCCGGTTGAAAACCCTGGTCAGGTGATCAAAAGTAGCCTGTTTTTTAATCTTGGCTTCCAGCCTGCGGATGGCTGTCAGATCTCTGCCCACTATAAGATATCGTGGACTTGATGTTCCGCTCAAGGGAGTGCAGATAAGTTCCAGTGACTTACTGGTGCTGTTCATGATAAGATTGACTTCAATGGGTATCTCTGTCTTGTTCAGGACATCTGGGCCCCAGCCCAGTCCAAGTATAGATGATGGCTGTGCCATATTAAAAAAATTCTTACCAGTCAGCTCTTTTTTATATTGCGGAGAAACAAATTGAATTATGCCATTTTTATCCACAATAAAAACAAGATCCTGCATGGAGTTGACAATACCTCGCAATTGCTCGCTCTGCCTGAAAACATCCTTTTCAAGAGTTGTCACTTCTGTAATGTCTTCCAGCAGAACAAGAATCTGAAGCACACCATCCACGCTAACCTTGTGAGCACTAAGATGCCAGCACGGTTCATGACTGTTTTCCATGCGTGTCTCTAAAGGACAAAAAAGCTTGCTGTACTTTGTCTGATTCGGGCTCAGGAAATCATTCCAGGTCTCATCATCAGGAATGTGCGTCAACTCAGCTGCCAATTCCCAGAACTGTCTGTCGCCCGGTTCTGCATCAAGACTGAAAATTTCTTTGAAGCGATTATTTGTCTGCAGAATTTTTCCAGCACTTGAAACCCTGGCTACAGCTACCGGCAGAGAATCCATAATCATGGCCTTGCAAGTAGTGCTCATGGTCCTGTAATAATAGGCTTCAAAGGTACGGGTCAGGAAATTGATGTATAAATCTACTTCAGCGACAGTTTCTTCGCCCAGCGATCCAGACACCTTTATATAGCCTTTATCCTGCAGGTAAAAATGAATTCCGGCCTTATCTAATCTGTCTTCATCCACAGTCTGATTAGGCAGGGGCTCAACTCCATTGGCCCGCGAACAAAAATAATGATTCATCTCCCCGGTCATGGGCGACAAAAGCGCAATTTCAAACTCATCTATCCCCCACAACCAGTGCAGCTGTTTAAGTATTGTCCTCACCACATGGTACAGATCACCCTGAACATCCTGCAATTCCTGAGCGGCAAAGTACAGATCCTGAATTTTGACTACGGGAAAATTATGATATTCTATTTCTTCGTCATTGCTGCTTATGCTTAAACTCTGACACATTGTCTTGAAACGGGTGGAGATGGTTGACCTGACCCGCTCAAAAGCATCTTCGTCTAACCCCAGGATATTCCTGGCAATACTGCGCACCCTGAACAGCTGAGAAATATTGTTTTCACTCATCTCCACTTCAGCCCAGTAAGTAGCAAGGATCAATGTCCGGGCAGGGGAATCATGGTCTTTAATGTTTTCAAGGTCGTGATGACTAATTAACAATTCGCATTCTGACCGGGGAAATCCCCAGGAGGAGAGCAGATCCATTGTCAGAAAAGTATGGTTAACCCCCCAGTGACTTTCTTCTTCCTCAAGCTGATGTGGACGCAAAGTAAGCAGACCATATTTTTCTTTCCTGCATAACGAGGCATACTTTTTCAGTCTTGGATCATCAGAACAACACAGCAGTAGAAGGGACAAGTCTTTAACCATGGCACAAACATACAAAGAATCAGCCTGTGGAAGCTTGAGTTCCCTGGCCAGCAGTTCTGCAGCCATGGCACTCCAGAGAATAACAGCCCAGTTCTGGTATTCTAAATGCTCACATTTACTAAGACGCTCTGTCAGGCTTTTTTTCATGGTTACGGATATGGCCAGCTTGAGTATCTCGGCACTGCCAAGGATAACCATGGCCCTTTTCAAGTCGCTGACTTTCTGATTCAGACCATAATATGGTGAATTGGCGAGAGACATGATCGTTACTGTAAGGCCTGGATCAATTGAGACAATTTTGCTCATCTCGGAAAAATCCGGAGAAGACTTGGAAGCCTCTTTAATCAGTTGCGGCATTACAGGAGGGAAAACAAGATTCAGGCAGTCCCGTAATGGCTTGATAATATCTCTCGAAATATTGCTGTCCATAGGTTTAGAATTTCCTGGTTTTGACCAGAACCAGCATCTCGTCCAGCATATCCCGTTCGTCGCACGCAGGAAATGAGTACAGCGCAGCTCTTGCTCTTTCAAGATAGCCGTCAGCCAGTTCCCTGACCCTGTGATCAAAGCCATCATGCTGGATATTTAAAATAATATTTTCCAGTCCTTGCGGGTCCAGGCTGTTATTTGAGATTTTTTGGAGCAGGCCGCTTTTTTCTGAACTCGAAAGAGATTCAAGATAAAGTATCAATGGCAGAGTTATCTTGCCTTCTCTTATGTCGTTACCATGCGGCTTGCCAAGCATACTGGTTTCTGCAGAGTAATCTAAGGCATCGTCCACAAGCTGAAATGCTATGCCAAGATTCATCCCGAATGAGGCAGCCATATCCTGCAAAAATTTGTCTGCCCGGGCCGCCATAGCTCCGCAACTGGCTGCTGCCTGGATCAGATAAGCGGTTTTACCCCGCACTATCTGAAAATAAATCTTCTCGTTCATCTCAGGATTTCTGCAGTTGTCAATTTCTTCTACTTCACCAGAAGCAGTCTGTAAAATGGCTTCTGCTACACAATAATTCATGGCTGGCACATCATACCTCGCCACAATCATATTAGCGAGGGCAAGCAAGGCATCACCTGCCAGAACTGTACGTTTTATACCAAATACCACATGAGCGGATTTTTTCCCTCTTCTAAGCTCAGCCTCATCAAGAATATCATCATGAATAAGCGTTGCTGAATGCAGAAATTCAAGAGAACAGGCCAGAGGATATATATCTTTGCAGCTGTGCTTAAGGCATCTGGCAATCAGCAGGGTCAACAAGGGGCGCAGCCTTTTACCGCCAGCGAGAAGAGTATACTCACCCACTTCTTTGACTAAGGGATTAAGAACCTGCAGCTCCTTTTGCAGCACAGTGTTAATGTTAGGCAGTTCTGAATTAAAAAAATCCTTAAGTTTGCTCATTAATTTTCCCTATTGTTGTAATAATTTAGACCTTTGTGTCTGTCCCCTGCTTTCCGGAACAAGTCTAAAAATATTACCTGTTGTTCACACCCTCTTTCATTCACTTACGCAGTACCTTCATTACCTCTTTCTATAACCCTGTTCCTGAGAAATTCCAGAGCTCTCAAGCCCTGGTCCCCCATGTCATAACTGTAGCGGTTAACATAGGCATTAATATGTTCACTTATAACCTGGTCATTTATTTCCCTGGCAAGACTTCTTATCAAGGGCATGACCTGCTCAGGGTGCAATCTGACCAGGTCAAGACTCTTTCTGATCATCTGTTCAGCGTGTCGGACAAGCTCCGAGCCTGATTTTTTTCTGACCACAATGAGTCCCAAAGGCAATGGCAGACATTCTGTAGCCCTGTCCCACCAGTCACCGATATCCAAAGAAATCTCCAAACCAAGACTTTTATAAATCAACGCTGTTTCATGAATCAAGAGGCCCGCACAAACTGTGCCTTGCCTGACTGCCTGAGGGATTTCATGAAAAAGCATGGGAACAGGTTCAAAATCAAAATCAGCAGCTGCCTTTAACAGGGCATAGGCAGTAGTCTGCATACCTGGCACGGCAATAGTACGCGGCACTTTTTGCCATCCCGAGCGAACTACCAGTTTAGGTCCCTGTCCAAGACCGAACGCGCCCCCGCAACTGAGAACTTTATAATCTTCAAGAACAATGCCCTGGACCGCGGATACCTTGATCATATCAACCAGACCTTCTGCTGCCATTTCATTGAGAGTCTGGACATCCTCCCAGACAAACCTGGTTCGCGCAAAGGGCAGATCACCCACTAAACCCAGAATCCATGCCCCGAAAACATATGTATCATTGGGGCACGGGGAGATTGCCGCCAGCAATGACTGCTTCTGGTATATTGTCATATTCTGACTTTAGAGTTCAAAGTTCCTGGTTCCTGGTTCTTCGTTCCTGGTTGAAAGAAATTTCATCAATATATTGGGTTATATACCTGGTCTGGTCCGAAAGACATGTTAAGTTTAAAAGCTCCTCACCCGGGCGGCCCGGGATTGAACGTGTGAGTAACTGTCTTTAAAGTGGAGCCTGCATCCTGCAGGCTATTTAATTCCAGACGGCTGGAAGCCGCCTCCACATTGAAGAACAGTCCCTTATTTGCAAATTGGGACAGTCCCCGCGAGGTACTATAAAAAAGATTGATGCTGCATTGGTTCCTGGAAGAAATTTGCTTTGATGAAAAAATCTACACAGCGAGGGACAATCCCTGTGCCAAGTGCAAAGTTCCCATCTTTGACGGAATTTTTCAGGCAAATGTGCATCAATCATAAGCAAAAATCGTAAAAATATGAGAATTGTAACCGTCTGATTTTGTTAGCAAAACGATTCCAGTTACTTAGAAGAAGCTAATAGTTAATAGTTGAAGGGCAATAGCCTGAATTCACTGCCTTTCCCTAATAACAAATAACAAATAACTAATAACGAATAACGAATAACGAATAACAAATAACGGATAACAGATAACTGCGTTGTGGGCACAGCCCGCATTAGATATTCTGATTGAAAAGATGAATAAATGCGCCCGTTCAAGAAGTCTGAAGTGCTCGAGTCATATAGTGCCATGTTCTGTTCAGAGCACTAAACGCGGATTTAAAGTTCCAGTCTTTTTTGTCCCTTGATCCCGCAAGATTTGATATTGTTCTGATTTCCAGGAAAGGAATATCGTGCCTGAAACAGGAGTACGCCAGAGCAAAACCTTCCATGTTTTCTATCTGTCCATGAAAATCAGAACGCAGCACCTTTGCATGTTCCGGTGTTGAACTGACACCAGCCACAGTGACACTGACTACTTCCATCCAGCTCGGATCAAGTTTCAGACCACCATAAGTAAACCCGCGCTCCACTAGTGAAAGACGATTCCAGACAACACGTTCGCCTTCCTGATAAATGGGAAAACCAAGTATGGAAGCATCAGCAAAAAAGCCTGACCTCACCCCGTATTCAGGCCATACTTCCTCGCGAACTACGCAAACAGATCCCAATGGCAGAGTTTTGATATCATAAGATCCGGCAATGCCAAAATTAATTACCTGTTTAATCTGTGGGTTTGCAGCAAGGCATGCTTCTAAGGAAATGGCAGCATTTAAAGGCCCGACTCCACAGATTAAAAAACCAAACATGTTCCAGGTGAAGCGCTCTCCCACAATGATGCCCTCTAAATCTCTAAGGCTGATGGCGCCCCGCAGCAGCCAGTCCATTTCTTTGCCTGTGGCTGCAACAATTAGAATCACTCTATCTCCTTCCCGCCCTGACCTTCATCTTTTGTTCTTGCGATTTATACTTTGAGAATATATAGTTTCGGTTATGCAGTTTGATTTTTCTCTGTTTATAACCGCGCTGGGACTTGCGTTTGTCATTGAAGGGCTTCCATATTTCATCTGGGCGGAAAAAATGCCCCGCTTCCTGGAAATGATGTCTAAGCAACCAACCGCTAATCTGCGCAGGCTGGGTTTCACAGCCATTATCCTGGGCATTCTCGTCATCTTTTTTGGCCGAAGCCTTTAACGCTTGCGAATTAAAAGTTATCTGTTATCAGCTGCAAGCGCTTCAATTGAACGCGTCCGGGACTGAATGTGTGAGTAACTTACACCCATCAAAACCTGGATTCCGGCTTTCGCCGGAATGACGGTAAAGAGTAAGTACTTGCTTTAACCGTCATCCCGAACTTGATTCGGGATCCAGTTTCTTTAAGTTGCTTGTAAAATCACCTGTCAAAAAGTTCCCATTCAAGACCTTTTATTTTTCAGCCACATGCACATACACAATCCCCGAACTTAATGGATAGTAAAATACCCGGGTGAATCCTGCCCTTTTCATCTCTAAGGCCAGCTCATCCTGATGTGGAAACCCCTTGATGGTTTCAGCAAGATATGTGTAAGCACCTTTATCTCTTGAAATAAGGCGGCCTATCAACGGTAATACCCTGGTCAGATAAAAATTGTATGCTCCGCGCCATATCTTTTGCTTGCCAGTACCAAATTCCAGAATACAGAGCCTTCCTCCGGGTTTGAGAACACGCAGTATTTCCCTGTAGGCTTCATGTCTTGGTTTAATATTTCTGATCCCAAAAGCTATGGTCAAGCTTTCAACGCACTCATCAGGCAGAGGAAGCAATCTTCCATCTGCCTGAACAAGGCCGGACCTTGTGCGGGCAAAATCCGTCTTGGGGCGCCCGCGGACCAGCATAGGCAAGGTAAAGTCCAGGGCCAGAACCTTGGATTCGGGTTTTTTCCTGAGAATTTCCCGGGTAACATCAAGAGTTCCTGCAGCAAGATCAACAATCAGGCCGTTGGCTCCGCATCTGGCATGCCTGATCAGCCGTTTTCTCCAGTAAATATCCTGTCCAAAACTAAGAAAATGGTTCAAAAAGTCATACCAGTTCACAATGCCGGAAAAATATCCAGCCACCATCCTGCTGTGTTCAGACCGATTCATTAATCCGTGTCTCCATCTTCTGCAGTAACTTCCTGCTGGGATTGAATGTCTGCTTCAATGGTCTGCAACACCTCTTTATATATCTGAGAGAATAATTCATGGCAGTTGCTGGGGGAAATCCTGCCAACCTCAATAAACTTAACCACAATTTCCTTGGTGACCTGCAAGGCCTGTTTTTGAGCCTGATTCATCCTGCCTCCTGAATTACTCCATTTAATACTGGAAAACCGCCCGGTGGGGAAATGGCTTGACCTGACAAGACATTAACGGGCGGTAAACAGAGAAAACCTTGCAGCCCTCCCTGTTTAAGATTATTACTCTATCACCAAGATCAGATACAGTCGAGTAACTATTTACCGGAACCTATCATGGCGGATATCTCGTCTCGTATAACCCTGGCAGCCGCCTGAGGTACCTGCTTGAGGATATACTCCTCCAGCTCCACTTTAAGCTGGGAAGCCAGATGCTTAAGCTCAGGCCTGGTTACTGCATCCTGAGTCAAACTTTCAAGCTTTTCCTCAACCTCAGGTTCAAGTTGAGCTTTTTTATCTCTAAGTTCACCTATATCCTGGCTTAGTACTGTGAGCTTTTCCTGCATCTTGCCCCAAAACTTTAGAGCATTTTCCAGTTCACCGGCCAGAGCTTTTTTTTCAGTTTGCCAGGATTCTATCAGAGCGTTGATTTTATCCTCAACCACAGCGTTGACTTCTTCTTGCAGGGACGATCCCTCAGGCTGTTTTTCTTCTAAGAGTACTTGCACATCATCCATTATTTCTTTTCTGAGATCCTCAGGATCAGGAATACTCAGTTCTGCAAATTTAGTTTCTAACTCGCCAATCCTGTCTGCCATCTCAAGGACGCTCTTTTTATCCAGCTCCGGGTCGGAATCTTCAAGAGCATCAGAACTTTCAGCATCATCCTGCTTAACTTCCTGGTCAATAAGTTCCTGAACTTTTTCCATAATCTCCGGCATTAACATG includes:
- a CDS encoding AIR synthase-related protein is translated as MLVKLELGLLERVVDVQGRKIAGKIADELKIAVDSVRVIDCFTISGITGMQQQEVLEKQILHDPVLHQPSFTPLARDFDWIIEVGYRPGVTDNQGRTAAQTLRMVLGEKDERIQVYTSRQYLIKGELTRETIEHIAADLLANELIQRFDIKNLQQWQQEPGFDLVEPKVTGKAGDKVETIDLKSLNDEELMRLSREMVLALSLEEMHTIREYYDRPQISENRKSLKLPGQPTDVELECLAQTWSEHCKHKIFNALINYHNKDTGRTERVDSLFNTFIAGSTKDIRRQKGDKDFCQSVFKDNAGVIAFDEEMDVCIKVETHNSPSALDPYGGALTGIVGVNRDPMGTGMGANLLCNTDVFCFASPFYDQKLPPRLLHPRRVMEGVREGVEHGGNKSGIPTVNGAVVFEERYLGKPLVFCGTVGTMPAFIHGRPGYEKKALPGDLIVMTGGRIGKDGIHGATFSSEELHEGSPATAVQIGDPITQRKMYDFIMRARDMGLYNAITDNGAGGLSSSVGEMAEDSGGCDLDLSLAPLKYDGLKPWEILLSEAQERMTLAVPESRIEEFLSLAAEMDVEATVLGRFTSDGMFKVRYGAKHVACLEMDFLHNGLSQMKLEAEWQKPVFPEQVIQKGVQESGEFLSEMLGRLNICSREYIIRQYDHEVQGGSVIKPLMGVNADGPGDAAVVRPDLAKNTGLVISNGICPKYSDYDAYWMMANAIDEAVRNNVAVGGNLRHMAGVDNFCWCDPVVSDKNPDGRYKLAQLVRANQALAHYCRAYGVPCVSGKDSMKNDYVSGDMRISIPPTVLFSVMSVIDDINLCVSSDFKSSQEAIYILGLTRVELGGSEYHSRLGVNCGQVPQVDALSARQRYLTLHEAMRKKLVTACHDLSDGGLGVALTEMAIGGGKGACIDMDLVPADDHNAYWPDLFYSESASRFLVSVRPEDRADFEKLFSGQIWACIGETISADELKVQSGEKLLMSARISDLAKAWKKTLNW
- a CDS encoding diguanylate cyclase, producing the protein MDSNISRDIIKPLRDCLNLVFPPVMPQLIKEASKSSPDFSEMSKIVSIDPGLTVTIMSLANSPYYGLNQKVSDLKRAMVILGSAEILKLAISVTMKKSLTERLSKCEHLEYQNWAVILWSAMAAELLARELKLPQADSLYVCAMVKDLSLLLLCCSDDPRLKKYASLCRKEKYGLLTLRPHQLEEEESHWGVNHTFLTMDLLSSWGFPRSECELLISHHDLENIKDHDSPARTLILATYWAEVEMSENNISQLFRVRSIARNILGLDEDAFERVRSTISTRFKTMCQSLSISSNDEEIEYHNFPVVKIQDLYFAAQELQDVQGDLYHVVRTILKQLHWLWGIDEFEIALLSPMTGEMNHYFCSRANGVEPLPNQTVDEDRLDKAGIHFYLQDKGYIKVSGSLGEETVAEVDLYINFLTRTFEAYYYRTMSTTCKAMIMDSLPVAVARVSSAGKILQTNNRFKEIFSLDAEPGDRQFWELAAELTHIPDDETWNDFLSPNQTKYSKLFCPLETRMENSHEPCWHLSAHKVSVDGVLQILVLLEDITEVTTLEKDVFRQSEQLRGIVNSMQDLVFIVDKNGIIQFVSPQYKKELTGKNFFNMAQPSSILGLGWGPDVLNKTEIPIEVNLIMNSTSKSLELICTPLSGTSSPRYLIVGRDLTAIRRLEAKIKKQATFDHLTRVFNRHQFAIFLERETQRAVRKNLGLGLVFFDLDMFKEFNDRYGHQAGDEALRSFGRLLINNSRRGMDYPFRFGGDEFVLLITETDAKRLEELVKRFIKSFESDFDYNVSLSIGLAIMQDGESKEELLGRADKALFAAKKNPGNSYIWA
- a CDS encoding polyprenyl synthetase family protein, which codes for MSKLKDFFNSELPNINTVLQKELQVLNPLVKEVGEYTLLAGGKRLRPLLTLLIARCLKHSCKDIYPLACSLEFLHSATLIHDDILDEAELRRGKKSAHVVFGIKRTVLAGDALLALANMIVARYDVPAMNYCVAEAILQTASGEVEEIDNCRNPEMNEKIYFQIVRGKTAYLIQAAASCGAMAARADKFLQDMAASFGMNLGIAFQLVDDALDYSAETSMLGKPHGNDIREGKITLPLILYLESLSSSEKSGLLQKISNNSLDPQGLENIILNIQHDGFDHRVRELADGYLERARAALYSFPACDERDMLDEMLVLVKTRKF
- a CDS encoding 1,4-dihydroxy-6-naphthoate synthase; this encodes MTIYQKQSLLAAISPCPNDTYVFGAWILGLVGDLPFARTRFVWEDVQTLNEMAAEGLVDMIKVSAVQGIVLEDYKVLSCGGAFGLGQGPKLVVRSGWQKVPRTIAVPGMQTTAYALLKAAADFDFEPVPMLFHEIPQAVRQGTVCAGLLIHETALIYKSLGLEISLDIGDWWDRATECLPLPLGLIVVRKKSGSELVRHAEQMIRKSLDLVRLHPEQVMPLIRSLAREINDQVISEHINAYVNRYSYDMGDQGLRALEFLRNRVIERGNEGTA
- the mqnB gene encoding futalosine hydrolase, whose translation is MILIVAATGKEMDWLLRGAISLRDLEGIIVGERFTWNMFGFLICGVGPLNAAISLEACLAANPQIKQVINFGIAGSYDIKTLPLGSVCVVREEVWPEYGVRSGFFADASILGFPIYQEGERVVWNRLSLVERGFTYGGLKLDPSWMEVVSVTVAGVSSTPEHAKVLRSDFHGQIENMEGFALAYSCFRHDIPFLEIRTISNLAGSRDKKDWNFKSAFSALNRTWHYMTRALQTS
- a CDS encoding DUF2065 domain-containing protein — protein: MQFDFSLFITALGLAFVIEGLPYFIWAEKMPRFLEMMSKQPTANLRRLGFTAIILGILVIFFGRSL
- a CDS encoding ubiquinone/menaquinone biosynthesis methyltransferase, coding for MNRSEHSRMVAGYFSGIVNWYDFLNHFLSFGQDIYWRKRLIRHARCGANGLIVDLAAGTLDVTREILRKKPESKVLALDFTLPMLVRGRPKTDFARTRSGLVQADGRLLPLPDECVESLTIAFGIRNIKPRHEAYREILRVLKPGGRLCILEFGTGKQKIWRGAYNFYLTRVLPLIGRLISRDKGAYTYLAETIKGFPHQDELALEMKRAGFTRVFYYPLSSGIVYVHVAEK